CAGACCCGAAAACAAGAAAAAAGCAAAAGTCCCAGATAGCAAAAAGTATGCAAGAACTGGATATAGAGATCTAGCAAACTTCTATAAAGAGTATACTAATACTGACGAAGAGTCTGAAGCGGCGATGGAGCCATATTTGGGAACAGATAAACTTGCCGTACAAGCAGCACTCGAAAAATGTGAGCAGTATGCACCTTGGACAATGGAGAAGATGTATCAAGCAGGTGGTTTCTTACAGCTTAATGAAAAAGCTGCAAAGTTGAGTCCACTCTATGCAGATAGACCATACAATTCTGGTGAGTTTACGCTCTTTAAACTTGAGCCGTTTGAAACATTAACAGGAAGACAAACGTTCTATATAGATCATCCAACATATTTAAAACTAGTCAATGGTACAAACTATGCTCTTAAACCACTTGCGCCGCAAAGCAAGAAAAACCCATTTATGCTCATGACACCGCATGCAAGATGGTCAATACATTCTAACTGGAAAAATAGTAGAACATTGCAGCGTCTACAACGTGGGGTGCCATATGTTGCAGTGAATAGAAAGATTGCCCAGATGAAAGGTATCAAAGATGGTGATACCATCAGAATCTTCAACGAGCTTGGTGAATTTTATGCTATGGCAAAAGTGAGCTCTTCTGTAGCTCCGGATACTCTTGTTATGGAACATGGTTGGGAGCCATATCAATACCTCTTTAATAAAGGGCACAATGAGGTAGTTCCAATGTCACTCAACCTTCTTGAATTAGCAGATGGTTGGGGACACCTCAAATTTGGTGGTCTTTGGGATGGTAACCAGTATGCCTATGATGGGGCAGTTGATATTGAAAAATCTACGAAGTTTACATATTAATAGGAGCGTGGCATGTCTAAAAGACAACTAGCAATGGTAATGGATCTGAATAAATGTATCGGATGCCAAACCTGTACAGTCGCATGTAAAACACAATGGACCAATAGAAATGGTCGTGAATATATGTACTGGAATAATGTTGAAACATATCCAGGCGATGGATATCCAAAAAAATGGATGGAGCTTGGTGGTGGTTTTGATGCTGCAGGCGATCTCCAGCCTGGCATCATTCCAAATATTGAAGCAGATTATGGTGTGCCTTGGGATTACAACTATGAGTCACTTGCAGAACAAAACTTATTGAGTGATAAACCAGAGCCTGGTTTTAGACCAGATCAAAGTCCAACATGGGGACCAAACTGGGATGAAGATGAGGGAGCAGGTAACTTCCCAATGGACAATTACTTCTTCTATCTTCCACGGATTTGTAACCACTGTTCAAATCCAGGATGTCTTAGCGCTTGTCCAAGAGATGCAATTTTTAAACGAGAAGAGGATGGTGTAGTTTTAGTGGATCTTGATAGATGTCAGGGATACCGCTACTGTATCGCGGGATGTCCATATAAAAAGATCTATTTCAATCCAAAAATCTCTAAGAGTGAAAAGTGTATTCTCTGTTTCCCAAGAATTGAGCAGGGACTCCCGCCAGCCTGTGCACAGAGCTGTGTTGGTCGTATTCGATTCGTAGGCTTTTTGGATGATGAAGAGAGTCAAGTTTATAAATTGGTACATAAATATAAAGTTGCATTGCCACTCAGACCAGATTACGGCACACAGCCAAATGTTTACTATGTACCGCCAACAGAAGCGCCACCAAAATTTGATGAAAATGGTAAAATTATTGAAGGCAGCAACAGGATTCCTATTGAAGAGCTAGAAAAACTCTTTGGACCAGCAGTACATGATGCTATTAAAACAATCAAAGCTGAGCGTGAAAAACGTAAAAAGACTGGGAAATCAGAGCTTATGGATATATTGATTGCATATCAGCATCAAGATATGTTTAGACTCGACCATAATTACTATGTAGAAGTTGCGAAGAAGAAAGGTATGAAGCCACTGCCACTTGTTGATGAGAGATATGTGGCTGGAAAACATACAAAACCATCTTCAATATCTCATTTTAAGGTGCACGCATGAGAAGAGTAATAACATTTACAGCAGCCCTCAGCTTGGCTGCAGTAACGGCAATGGCTGGAAATGTGGTAACCGCTGTTAAGGTTAAGAGTTTGAAAAATCTCCAATGTGGTGCAAAATTGGTACGTAAACATGCAAAATTTGTGCCTGTAACACTCTATCCACAAACTACTGTCAAACTTAATGATAAAAAGGCACTTGAGCTTAATAAAGATGCAAAAGCAAAAGTGGCTGAAGTAGCTGCATTTACTGATGGAAAAAATGTAGCAATCATTATGCGCTGGCCAGATAAGAGTAAAGATGTTTACAAAGGCTACGAAAGCGACAGCTATCCAGATGGATTTGCTGTACAATTTGCAGCAGATGCAAGCAACCCTCAAAAGCTTCCGTATATAGGTATGGGAAGTGATGGCAGACCTGTTGAGATTTTCATTAGAAAAGCTTATGGACAAGGAGTATATGAGCCAAATGGCAATGGAGATGTTGCACATCAAGTAAATGAGCACAATACCAATTATTTTGGAAAAGGACTCAAAAAATTTAAAAAAGAGGTGAAAAAACTTGGAGTACTTCCATATCAAAGAGCCTTTGTGAGCGAAGGTTTTCGCAGTATGACGGAAATCAAAGATGGAAGTGTTAACTACCGCACTGATATGCATTACGTCAATAAAAAAGGTGGAATGTGGGGTGGAATGGTTGTGAAGCCTCTCAAAGATGCTTATGCAGCACCAAGTAAGAATGAGTTAGCTGTTGCTGTGGCAGCGTGGGACGGAAAAGAGCTGCAAAGAGATGGTCTCAAAAGACTCTCTAGCTGGATTGCCGTCAAACTTCCTGGAGCAAAAAATAAGGCTTTAGAAGCAGTTGTAACAGAAAAAGCCAAAGGTGATGTTGCTAACGGAAAGAAAGAGTTTGAGACTAATTGTGCAAGCTGTCACCGTGACAGAAATTTCCAAAATGCTCCTCTTTACATGGCACCAGGTCTTGAAAATATAGGTGGGCAGACTACTGCTGCATATATTAGAGAATCGATTCTTGATCCAAATGCGGTTGTGGTTCCTGGATATAACAGAAATGCTCATCCAAACTTTGCGTGGTATACAGTGGATGACAAAGGTAACAGAACTTCAACTATGCCACCATTCAACTATCTTGATAAAAAAGTTGTAGAAGATATCGTGGCATATCTGCAGACACAAAAAGCGGAGGTTGCAAAATGAAAAAAATAGCGCTTTTAGCCCTTGTGGCTGCTGGCATGCTTTTTGCTAGCAGTGGTGAAAAGGGTGAGTTTGAGAAAAAAGGTTTTTTGACAACAAAATGGTGTGCGCAAAACGATCTTTTTGCAGACTGTCGTCTCGAATCTTACCATTGTGGTAGTGAAGGGTGCTATCGCAACTGGGTTCCTGGAGAACCAGGAAAAACAGAGATAGTACTTTATGTACATGATGAAGGAAAAATCTATGAAATCAAGCCAAGTGGCGTGCATGTGAGTGAGCTTTTGGAAAAGGCTGCAAACCGCAACGAGGTGACAATCATTGGTAAATTAGAGAGCGATGGTAAAACTATTGAAGCTATGGAGTTTAAAGCTCCACCACCTCCTAAAAAGTCTTTCTTTAAAGGTTGTCTCTAATTCCAAACCGCCTTGGGCGGTTTTGGCTTTTAGATATGAAAATTCGATACAATTGCTAAAATTTTTATATCTAAAGGGTTTGTGTGGACAATAAAGCAAGAGCATTTGTGTATGCATTTTTATCAAGAGTCTTTGAAAAAGAGTTAGGAAAAAAAGAGATTGAAGATCTCAAAAAGAGCCCCGATCTTCTTGCAGCTATTGGAGAAGAGACAAAAAACTACTTCAATGCTACTGATACACAGGAGATAGAGGAGGCTCTCAATATCGATTTTAACTCCCTTTTTATAATAAATTCGCAACCAGTTGAATCACTTGTTATTGATTCAACCGGAGAGATTTTGGTGGGACTGCAAAATCCTGTTATGTTCTTCTATTTTGAAAATGGGTATGAGATAGATATGAACCGCACAGAAATCTTGGCTCCCGATCATTTGGCAATAGAGTTTGGATTTATGCAAAACCTGGCATATAGAGATGAGGACAAGACTGCACTTAAATTTTTACAAAATCATCTTTTACAGTGGGTACCTCCCTATTTACTCGCGATGCAAAAGGTAGCACAAACGCCATTTTATAAAGATATTTGTGATTTTACTACTGATTATCTTTTTAGTGACTATGAGCTTTTACGTAAGGAAATAGGTGATGATGGAGTATAAGCAAAAAGGAAAGCTCTTTACCTTTGATCTGCTTAAATGTTTGCGTACTGACTATTTTCATAATGACTGTAAAAAATGTATGGAGATCTGTCCTGAAAATGCATTCTATTTTGATCGCAAACGTTTGAGTATCGATTTCGATAAATGTACTAACTGCTCTGTATGTCTTGGTGTCTGTCCAACTGAGGCTCTTACTTTAGATTTTTTTGACCCAAACGATTACATACTTAAGAATGAGACACATCTTTCATGCAAAAAAGATATACCATGTTTGAGTGCATTTTCAAGCGAGCACTTTATTACTATCGCTTTGCGTCATGGCACTTTAAGCTGTGATCTTTCACATTGTGAGGGGTGCCATCTCAATCCAGAGAATAAGACACTTCACTCAATCCGTGAGCGACTTGAAGAGGCTAAGCGATTTTTAGATGAGAGTGGTGCAGAAGCTGTTATTGAAGAAAAACCTTATCAAGAGGATAGAAGAGGCTTTTTTAAAGCGATTTTTAGTGCAGCCAAAGAGACAACAAAAGAAGAAAAGCTCTCCTCCTTGCAAAGCGATCTCAATAGAGTCCCTTTGAAGCTCACACTTTTGAAAAACTCTTTAAAAAAAGCGAGCAAAGATCTTACAAATAAAGAGATAAGCACTGCGTATAGCTTTCTTGGCAATAAAAAGATTGATGAGAATTGTACAAACTGTAGAGATTGTGTGCAGTTTTGCCCTACAAATGCGCTGTTTACTTCCAGTGAGGGAGATGCTATCTGGTTTATTGCAGGTAAATGTATCGATTGTGCAATATGTAACGGTATTTGTAAACCAAAGTCGATTACAGATGCGCAGACTCTCGATCTCGTAGCCTTTGCTTTTGATAGAGGTGAAGAGCTGATTCATCACCAAATTGAGATTTGTAGTGAGTGTAAAACTCCATTTGCCTATAAGAGTGGGGAAATGCTGTGTGACCGCTGCAAAAGTTTTGTAGATGAGTTTGCTGATATATTTAAACTTGCAAGTGATATGGAGTAATGCACTTTAGTTTTGAATACCCTTTTGCATTTTTTTGGCTTTTTATACTTTTTTGTTTTTTTCGCTGCAAAAGAGAGTATTGCAAAATCTATTTTGCAAAAACTAACTTCTTACCACGCACACTTTTAAGCAAAGATTATCTCCCTCTCATTATCGCAGCTCTTTTTATCACTGCCCTTGCTTCACCATTTACCTATTCGGCTTTTGCAAAGAGTGGAAAAAAGGGGCGCGATCTTGTGCTAGCTATCGATGCAAGCGGTTCTATGGGAGGAGATTTTGGTCAAAGAAGTAAATTTGATACTCTCATTGATCTTGCTCGTACCTTTATTCAGCATCGCTACGATGACAACATTGGTGTGGTAGTCTTTGGTACCTTTGCATACCCTGCAAGTCCAATAACATACGATACTAAGGCACTGCAGTTTTTATTAAACTATCTTGAACTCTCTATTGCAGGCAATAATACTGCCATAGGCGATGCGATTATGGAAGCGGTGAAGATGCTCAAAAAAAGCGATGCAAAAGAGAAGGTCATTGTACTCTTTACAGATGGTTACCACAATAGCGGAAGTATCTCACCAAAACAGGCAGTAAAAGAGGCAAAAAAGATTAAAGCCAAAATTTATACTGTAGGAATTGGAGAGGAATTTGACAAAAAACTGCTTGAACGAATCGCTAAAGAGACAGGGGGAGAGAGTTTTAGTGCAAAAGATGAGAAGGCTTTGGCTGCAGTAATGGAACGCATTGATGAGCTTGAAAAGAGTCCTCTGCGCAGTGGCGTCTATATCGATAAACGAACTCTTTTCCCTTGGATTGGAATAGCGTTAGTAGGGTTATTGCTCTATGATATAAGGCGAAAAATATGAGCTTTTTATATCCATATCTTCTCTTTTTTACAATACCAGCACTTTTACTCACCTTTTTAATAAAGAAAAAACGCGCAAAACTTCCATTTAATCCAAAAATTGTTATAGCAAACCAAAGTGTCAATTATCTGCTCTTACCCTTTGTTCTTGCTTTAGTCATAGTTGCACTTGCTAGGCCAGTTCTCAAAAAACCGCTTCTAGCGCAAAAATCCGTCCAGCCACTCTTTATAGCTATCGATTTTTCCAACTCGATGCGTGCTGAAGGGCGACTTGAAAAAGCAAAGAGGATCGCACTTGATTTAATACAAGAAGCCCCTTTTAAAATTTCTTTGCTTATTTTTACTACCAATCCACTCATTATCGCTCCTCCAACAAGTGATAAAGAGGCATTAAAAATGGCACTTGCAAGTATCAATCAAGATGCAATTTTGACAAAAGGCACCGATTTTGCAAAACTGTTGGAGTTTATAGGAGAGTTTGAAGGGAAAAAGAATCTTGTTATTATCAGCGATGGGGGAGATTTTAAAGATCCATCAATATTGGAAAAAATAGCGAAAAAGCATGATATAGCAATATATAGTGTTGGTGTTGGAAGTCGCAGTGGTGCACTCATTCCAACACGTGAAGGGTATCTTAAAAGTGAAGGCAAGCTTGTAGTAACAAAACGCAACCCCAATTTTGAAAAACTTGGGAACTTTTATGATGAGCAAAATTATCTTGCAATTGTAGATGATATTGATAAAGAGCTGAGTCAGCAGCAGCAAAATGAGATTGTAGAGCTTTTTTGGATTCCGCTCTTGATTGCATTTTTGCTTTATTTCCATGCCTATACCACACTTTTTGAAAAGCTCCGTACAAAAAAACTTTTTCTTCTTGCTTTGGCTATAGGTGTGCATGCTTCATTATTGGATGAATTTGCACTCCAAAGAGGCTATAAGCAAATAAAAAATCACCAATATAGTGATGCTGTGCAAACGCTCTCTTCCATACCCTATCTTGAAGCACGCTATGCTTACGCGGTAGCGCTCTTTCATCTTGGGAAAGTTCCTGAAGCTCTTAAAGTTTTTAAAACAATACGGAGCAAAGATCCAAAAGTAAAAGCAAAAATCTACTACAACATAGGTCTTTGCTATGAAAAGATGAGAAAGTATGAAGAGGCGTTGCGCTTTTTTATCAAAGCCTGTCAACTGCAAAGAGATGGAAAATGCCTCAAAAAAATAGAAAAGCTTGCTTTCAAAAAAAATCAAAAAAAGCAGCTTCTCCCCTTTGCGAAGCAAAAGATCGTACCAAAGGCAGGAAAAAAGGGCGAAAAGAGCAAACAAAAAAGCGCAGGAGGATCTAATATCAATCTTGCAATGCAGAGTGGAAGTGCACAAGGGGGCAAGAAGAGTAGGGGAGGGAGTCTTAGCAAAAAAGGAGAGGCACATCCAGTTAGTTCAAAAGTATATGAGTTAATTAATAAAGGATATATTGATGAGAAGCGTCCTTGGTAGTATTCTATTAGTTGTAGCGCTCTTTGGTGCAGATGTGCAAGTGAGCACTACTACGCCATTTTATAAAGAGCCGGTACTTCTTACATTTACATATAGCGATCCAGAGCCACAAAAGATTGTTTGGGTAAAGTTTTCTCCCGTTAAAGATCCTGCAATAGAGAGTCACTTTCTCAAAAAAACAGTAAATAGTGGATCGTATACGTTCTCTTATCTCCTTTTCCCTCTCAAAGAGGGCGAAATCACGATGCATTATATATTGAAGGTGAAAAAGTCGGCTGTGGAAGTGATTCAGCAAGATATTTTAGGCACAGGATATGAGCAGACAAATCCAATAGAGGGAAAAGTGTATACCATCGATGTGGCACCTACAATATTCCATGTAAAGCATGTGAAGCCAGTAGATCTCTATGGTGATTTTCATATTACATTGGATGTAGATAAAAACAAGGTGGAGAGTTATGAGCCACTCTATGTGAGTGTGCGGCTGCGAGGTGTTGGATATGTACCACAACTAGAAGATCCTTTGCAAATTCCTGGAGTAAAGATTCTCAAAGATAAACCACAAAAGAGTGTGCAATTTACTCCTAAGGGAGCTGAAGTTGATTATATCTTTCGCTATGCAGTTGTGAGTGATCATAACTTTACGATTCCAGCACTGCGGCTCAAAGAGTTTGATTTTGCTCGCTATAAAGATCTCACAACTCCTGCATATACAATTACAGTAATTCGCCCAAAAAATCTTGTTGATAAAGAGAATAATCCACTAAAAATAGAGCCAACATTTGAAAAGTTTCAAGCGGTTTTACTCTATGTGGCAGTTTTTCTTGCAGGTGTGTTAAGTGGAGTGATTCTTTACTTGCTATGGCGAAGAAAAGAGATAGAGGATATTTTGCTTGCACGCAATCATAAAGAGCTCTTAGCACTTTTGGTGGTACGCTATCCTAACTGTTTTGCAAAGGAGAAAGAGGCGCTTGAGCGTGAAGAGAATCTACAAAAAATCAAAAAAGAGATTATCAAAGGATTGAAACAATGCAAATCATCCAAGCACTAAAAAATGAGGTAAAAAGAGTTATTGTTGGCCAAGAAGATATGCTTGATGCGATTATCGTGGCACTTTTGAGTGAAGGGCATATACTGTTAGAAGGGATGCCGGGACTTGCAAAAACCACCACTATTAAAACTTTTGCTCATGTTGTAGGTTTAAAATTTCAGCGTGTCCAGTTTACCCCTGATTTGCTACCAAGTGATATCATTGGAGCCAATATCTACAATCCTGCCGAGAGTAGATTTTATATAAGAAGAGGGCCCATTTTTACAAATCTCTTATTAGCAGATGAGATCAATAGAGCTCCAGCAAAGGTGCAATCAGCTCTTTTAGAGGCGATGCAGGAGCGCCAAGTTACCATTGATAAAGAAAGCTATAGACTCGATGAGCCTTTTGTAGTCATGGCAACGCAAAACCCTATTGAGCAAGAGGGAACATACAATTTACCAGAAGCACAACTCGATAGATTTATGATGAAAATAGTGCTTACATATAATACAAAAGATGAGGAGTTTGAGATACTTAATCGTTCTGAGAAAGGATTTGCTACAGATTTTGCGCAAGTTATTACAAAAGAGGATCTCTTACAGGCGAAAGAGCAGGTGAGTAAAATATTTATAGATGATGCTCTCAAGCGCTATATTCTTGATATCATCTTTGCTACACGCAAGCATCCTGATCTCTTCTATGGTTCAAGCCCAAGAGGAAGTATCGATCTGCTTAAAGCTGCGAAAGCGAAAGCTTACATGCGTGGGAGTGATTTTGTAACCCCAAGAGATATTTTAGAGATGGCCAAGCCAGTACTTAGGCATCGGGTGATACTCAGTTATGAGGCAAAAGCGAGTGGCAAAGATAGTGATAAGATTTTAGATGAGATCCTTACAAAAGTGCCTATGCCATGATTGATACACTCATAATAAAGACAAAAAGAGATGTTTTTAGTAAAAGCAGTGGTGTTTTTAGTTCCTCACAGCTAGGAGAGGGGTTTGATTTTTATGAGATGCGTGAATATAACTATGGAGAAGATGCAAGAAAAATAGACTGGCTTGTGAGTGCCAAACTGCAAAAGCCGTATGTGCGCATCTATCAAGAAGAGAAACTGCGCAATATTGTACTTGTCTTTTTGCTTGGAGGCTCACTCTATTTTGGATCAAAGCGACTGAAAATCGAAACTCTTTTAGAAGCCTTTTTACTCATTGCTTTAAGTGGCGTGCGGATGGGAGAGAGAGTGATTGGCGTTGCCGATACGATGCAGCAGCTACCTAATATTTTCACTGTGGAGCAGTTTGTAAAAGATGTAACAGCAAGAAAGCTTCTTGGCAGGAGTGTAACACTCGATCTCCAGTCGCTCTTTTACGCAATTCATGAAAAATCACTTGTAATCTTTTTAGGAGATTTTTTAGATCCTATAGATTTACGCCTCTTTGCTGCAAAGCATGAAGTAATTGCGCTTGTAGCGAGAGACTCTATAGAAAACACATCGTTGCATAGTGCATGTGAGGTTGTGGACTGTGAGAGTCTTAGAGAAAGAAGTGTAGTCTTTCATAAAAAGACTCTTAGCTCATACCGCTCAAATATACAGCAAGCTCTGGAGCAAAATTTTAAGGAGTTTCAAAAACTCCATATAGACTATCTGGAACTGTATGATACGGATGAGGTTTTTGGAAAATTAGCAAAATTTTTTATAGGAAGATAGATGGAGTTGCTTCCTTTACCACCCTTTCATCATGCTTTATTGTTTGGTGTGTTTAGTATCTTTTGTATTGTAATTGTTTGGATATTGATGCGAAGAAAAAAGCGAGAGCCTCTACCAAAACTACGCAGCAAAGAGGATATTTATACCTTTTCTAAGCAGTTGCAGCTTCTTGGAAATGATGCAGAGATCCAAAAGCTTTTACAAGATTTAGCCCAATATAAATACTCTCCTCATCCTCCAAAACTTCCAAAAGACCTGCGCAAAAAGGCACTTGTTCTTTACAAAAGACGCCTCCAAACTCAAAAACAGAAAGGCTTTTTACAACTTCTGCAAGCATTAAAAAAGAGGCATTGACTAAACAGACCCAATAAGAGTGTAAATTTTTTACCACTCCAAAAAGTTCAAAGTGCAAAAAGCTACGCTGCCCTTCGAGTGCGATGCACTTTTTAACGCTTTTTCTTGGTTAAACTTACAACTGTTTCACTCTATTTACTCAGTACCAAAAATATTGATATGTATCAATGACATTCCAGTGACACACCATTATAATTAGGAGTAAATTTATCTTAATTAGGAGGTTGCTATGGAAGTTATTCCACAGGATGCACAAAAGGTCGAAGTTGAAGGAGCAACGGTAGATTTTTATAAATTTCAAAAGGATGGTGTTACTTACTACGCTTTTGATACATCACGATGTGGTCCTCCTGAACCTATGGTCAATGCAATGGCAGGACTCAAACTCATTACTTCACCAGATGTGAAACTCATAATGATTAATCACAAAATGCCTATGGGGCTTTTGAATAAGATTGAAGAAAACTTCAATATAGAAAAAGAGAATCTCGATGATGGAAGAGTGAAACTGGTTTTTAGTTATAAGCCAGGAGCGAGTGAAAAAGCAGATCTTGCAGATAGCGCCTGTCACGGTTAAAAAGGAGGGGGAGGGTGTTTAATATTTCCAAAGATTTTGCGCCACCATTTTCATTAATATCACCATTTTTCGTTGCTGGTGTTGTCTTCTATCTACTAGCAACTGTGGCGTTGCTATTTTACGGGGTAGATTTCTCCTACATG
The Nitratiruptor tergarcus DSM 16512 genome window above contains:
- a CDS encoding 4Fe-4S dicluster domain-containing protein; translated protein: MSKRQLAMVMDLNKCIGCQTCTVACKTQWTNRNGREYMYWNNVETYPGDGYPKKWMELGGGFDAAGDLQPGIIPNIEADYGVPWDYNYESLAEQNLLSDKPEPGFRPDQSPTWGPNWDEDEGAGNFPMDNYFFYLPRICNHCSNPGCLSACPRDAIFKREEDGVVLVDLDRCQGYRYCIAGCPYKKIYFNPKISKSEKCILCFPRIEQGLPPACAQSCVGRIRFVGFLDDEESQVYKLVHKYKVALPLRPDYGTQPNVYYVPPTEAPPKFDENGKIIEGSNRIPIEELEKLFGPAVHDAIKTIKAEREKRKKTGKSELMDILIAYQHQDMFRLDHNYYVEVAKKKGMKPLPLVDERYVAGKHTKPSSISHFKVHA
- a CDS encoding ethylbenzene dehydrogenase-related protein, which translates into the protein MRRVITFTAALSLAAVTAMAGNVVTAVKVKSLKNLQCGAKLVRKHAKFVPVTLYPQTTVKLNDKKALELNKDAKAKVAEVAAFTDGKNVAIIMRWPDKSKDVYKGYESDSYPDGFAVQFAADASNPQKLPYIGMGSDGRPVEIFIRKAYGQGVYEPNGNGDVAHQVNEHNTNYFGKGLKKFKKEVKKLGVLPYQRAFVSEGFRSMTEIKDGSVNYRTDMHYVNKKGGMWGGMVVKPLKDAYAAPSKNELAVAVAAWDGKELQRDGLKRLSSWIAVKLPGAKNKALEAVVTEKAKGDVANGKKEFETNCASCHRDRNFQNAPLYMAPGLENIGGQTTAAYIRESILDPNAVVVPGYNRNAHPNFAWYTVDDKGNRTSTMPPFNYLDKKVVEDIVAYLQTQKAEVAK
- a CDS encoding TorD/DmsD family molecular chaperone, which gives rise to MDNKARAFVYAFLSRVFEKELGKKEIEDLKKSPDLLAAIGEETKNYFNATDTQEIEEALNIDFNSLFIINSQPVESLVIDSTGEILVGLQNPVMFFYFENGYEIDMNRTEILAPDHLAIEFGFMQNLAYRDEDKTALKFLQNHLLQWVPPYLLAMQKVAQTPFYKDICDFTTDYLFSDYELLRKEIGDDGV
- a CDS encoding 4Fe-4S binding protein; its protein translation is MMEYKQKGKLFTFDLLKCLRTDYFHNDCKKCMEICPENAFYFDRKRLSIDFDKCTNCSVCLGVCPTEALTLDFFDPNDYILKNETHLSCKKDIPCLSAFSSEHFITIALRHGTLSCDLSHCEGCHLNPENKTLHSIRERLEEAKRFLDESGAEAVIEEKPYQEDRRGFFKAIFSAAKETTKEEKLSSLQSDLNRVPLKLTLLKNSLKKASKDLTNKEISTAYSFLGNKKIDENCTNCRDCVQFCPTNALFTSSEGDAIWFIAGKCIDCAICNGICKPKSITDAQTLDLVAFAFDRGEELIHHQIEICSECKTPFAYKSGEMLCDRCKSFVDEFADIFKLASDME
- a CDS encoding vWA domain-containing protein, which translates into the protein MHFSFEYPFAFFWLFILFCFFRCKREYCKIYFAKTNFLPRTLLSKDYLPLIIAALFITALASPFTYSAFAKSGKKGRDLVLAIDASGSMGGDFGQRSKFDTLIDLARTFIQHRYDDNIGVVVFGTFAYPASPITYDTKALQFLLNYLELSIAGNNTAIGDAIMEAVKMLKKSDAKEKVIVLFTDGYHNSGSISPKQAVKEAKKIKAKIYTVGIGEEFDKKLLERIAKETGGESFSAKDEKALAAVMERIDELEKSPLRSGVYIDKRTLFPWIGIALVGLLLYDIRRKI
- a CDS encoding VWA domain-containing protein, producing the protein MSFLYPYLLFFTIPALLLTFLIKKKRAKLPFNPKIVIANQSVNYLLLPFVLALVIVALARPVLKKPLLAQKSVQPLFIAIDFSNSMRAEGRLEKAKRIALDLIQEAPFKISLLIFTTNPLIIAPPTSDKEALKMALASINQDAILTKGTDFAKLLEFIGEFEGKKNLVIISDGGDFKDPSILEKIAKKHDIAIYSVGVGSRSGALIPTREGYLKSEGKLVVTKRNPNFEKLGNFYDEQNYLAIVDDIDKELSQQQQNEIVELFWIPLLIAFLLYFHAYTTLFEKLRTKKLFLLALAIGVHASLLDEFALQRGYKQIKNHQYSDAVQTLSSIPYLEARYAYAVALFHLGKVPEALKVFKTIRSKDPKVKAKIYYNIGLCYEKMRKYEEALRFFIKACQLQRDGKCLKKIEKLAFKKNQKKQLLPFAKQKIVPKAGKKGEKSKQKSAGGSNINLAMQSGSAQGGKKSRGGSLSKKGEAHPVSSKVYELINKGYIDEKRPW
- a CDS encoding BatD family protein, translating into MRSVLGSILLVVALFGADVQVSTTTPFYKEPVLLTFTYSDPEPQKIVWVKFSPVKDPAIESHFLKKTVNSGSYTFSYLLFPLKEGEITMHYILKVKKSAVEVIQQDILGTGYEQTNPIEGKVYTIDVAPTIFHVKHVKPVDLYGDFHITLDVDKNKVESYEPLYVSVRLRGVGYVPQLEDPLQIPGVKILKDKPQKSVQFTPKGAEVDYIFRYAVVSDHNFTIPALRLKEFDFARYKDLTTPAYTITVIRPKNLVDKENNPLKIEPTFEKFQAVLLYVAVFLAGVLSGVILYLLWRRKEIEDILLARNHKELLALLVVRYPNCFAKEKEALEREENLQKIKKEIIKGLKQCKSSKH
- a CDS encoding AAA family ATPase yields the protein MQIIQALKNEVKRVIVGQEDMLDAIIVALLSEGHILLEGMPGLAKTTTIKTFAHVVGLKFQRVQFTPDLLPSDIIGANIYNPAESRFYIRRGPIFTNLLLADEINRAPAKVQSALLEAMQERQVTIDKESYRLDEPFVVMATQNPIEQEGTYNLPEAQLDRFMMKIVLTYNTKDEEFEILNRSEKGFATDFAQVITKEDLLQAKEQVSKIFIDDALKRYILDIIFATRKHPDLFYGSSPRGSIDLLKAAKAKAYMRGSDFVTPRDILEMAKPVLRHRVILSYEAKASGKDSDKILDEILTKVPMP
- a CDS encoding DUF58 domain-containing protein; amino-acid sequence: MIDTLIIKTKRDVFSKSSGVFSSSQLGEGFDFYEMREYNYGEDARKIDWLVSAKLQKPYVRIYQEEKLRNIVLVFLLGGSLYFGSKRLKIETLLEAFLLIALSGVRMGERVIGVADTMQQLPNIFTVEQFVKDVTARKLLGRSVTLDLQSLFYAIHEKSLVIFLGDFLDPIDLRLFAAKHEVIALVARDSIENTSLHSACEVVDCESLRERSVVFHKKTLSSYRSNIQQALEQNFKEFQKLHIDYLELYDTDEVFGKLAKFFIGR